Part of the Candidatus Vogelbacteria bacterium genome, GCTATAATTTTATGACCATTATGTTTTTGAAACTTACCTCAACTGTTTACTTGGTTATTTTATTGGCCATATTTTTGCCCACTGATCAGATTTTAGCTCAGGAATATTTTTGTTCTACTGGAATTAAATATAACGTCTGGGCTGGTATAAAAAACAACAAAGATGTTATGTCGGCGCAGAAGTTTTTGGTTAAAGAAAAATATTTAACAACCACACCAACCGGAAATTTTTTTGACTTAACAAAAACAGCTGTCTATAACTGGCAAGTCAATAATGGTTTAAATCCGACTGGAGTAGTGGGGTCACTCACCAGGCAAGCTATGAATTATAAAATTTGTCGCAATGTTGGAGAAAGTTCGGTTGAGTATCATTTGTCACCTTCAGTGCCGGTAGGAATTTTAGCGTCATCGACCAAAGCTGTTGTCTTAAACGTGCCGTTGTTTGAACAAAGCTACCCACTATCTTGCGAGGTGGCTAGCTTACAAATGGCTCTTGCCTACAAAGGTTTGGCTGTATCGCAAGAAATTTTAGCTGAAGAAATAGGAATTTCAGCGCCGTTTGGACAATCTGTGGTGGGTGGCAAATTGGTCTGGGGTGATCCCGATGAAGCTTTTGTGGGAGATATCAAAGGTTATATGCGTAAACTAAATGGAGATTTTATTGGAGCCACAGGTTGGGGTGTCAATAATGGTCCAGTTGGTAAATTGGCTGCAGTCTATCGGCCTGGTAGTGTAGCTAAAAAACAAGCTGAGGTGGAAGATATTAAAAAAGCCCTTGATCAGAATAAGCCGGTAATTTTCTGGCATGTTCGAGGTGGTCAGCCGGGAGTGGATTTTAAATACAGTACACTTGCTGGTAAATCCGTCACCATGGTTCAAGACCATGTGGCTTTGATTGTCGGTTATGTTGAGAAACCAGGTTTAACTATTTATTTGATTAATGATCCTCAATTTGGACGGATTTATTTACCCGAAGCAGTTTTTTTGACTTGGTGGGGTGCTTATAATAATGACATGGTGATTATCTCTTAGTCGATCTCGACTAGAGTACGACAGTGGTGTATCTTACTTGATATGTCTCAAGAAAAACTTGATTTAACGCAAAAAATTGAAGCCTACGAATTGGCAATGCAAGAACCAGATTTTTGGACTGATAAAGATCAGGCTCAAATTGTGATTAAAGAGTATCAAGATCTAAAAGATAAATTAGCGGGAGTGGGTAAATACGATAAAGGGGATGCAGTGATGACTATTTTTTCTGGAGCGGGAGGAGATGATGCTGAAGATTTTTCTCGGATGTTGGTAGAGATGTATCAAGCTTTTGCTAAGAGTCGTGGTTTTGGATTTATTTTAATTCATGAAAATAAAAACGATCATGGAGGCTATCGTAATATCACTATGCAAATTGAAGGCAAAAATGTGTATGGTATACTAAAGCATGAGTCTGGAGTGCATCGGTTGGTGCGGGTGTCGCCATTTAATTCTAAATCGCAACGCCACACTTCTTTTTCTTTAGTGGAGGTTATTCCAAAATTTGAATCGACTAAAGAAATAGATATTCCAGAACAAGATTTGAAAGTGGAGTTTGCGCGTTCGAGTGGCCCTGGTGGTCAGAACGTTAACAAACGTGAGACGTCGGTCCGCCTGACTCATGTACCGACCGGTCTAACTGTTCACTGTGAATCAGAGCGAAGTCAGCAGGCGAATCGTGATCAAGCTCTTACTATCCTCGAGGGTAAGTTATACAAACGAATGGAGGAAGAGAGGGTAGCTCAGGAACAGAACATGTACATTAGTAAAACGACAGAGATTGAGTGGGGTAATCAGATTCGATCTTACGTGCTTCATCCCTACAAGATGGTCAAAGATCATCGAACAGAAGTGGAAACTAGTGATGTGGAGGGAGTGTTTGATGGAGAAATAGACCTTTTTTTAGACGCAGCCAAAAATCTTTAAATTATTTATGATCTACTTTGATAAAGTTAGTAAAATATATTTTGACGGCCAACCAGCTTTGGATGAAGTGTCATTCACGGTGGAGCCGGGGGAGTTTGTGTCAGTAGTTGGCCACTCTGGAGCTGGTAAAAGTACTCTCCTAAAAATGATTTTAGCTGAAGAGAAGCCTAGTGCTGGGAGTGTGTTTTTTGAATCAACCGATATTCATTCTCTATCTAAACGGGCGATTCCACACTTGCGTCGTCGGATTGGAAGTGTCTTTCAAGATTTTCGTCTTTTACCCCACAAAACAGCTTTTGAGAATATCGCTTTCACTATGGAAGCTGCTGGTCGGTCTGATGAAGAAGTTCAGTCTGATGTCCCTCACGTCTTGGAATTGGTTGGTCTGGGTAATAAGATTTGGCATTTTCCCTACGAATTATCTGGAGGTGAACGTCAAAGAATAGCGATCGCTCGAGCGATCGTGAATCAACCTGATTTATTGATTGCTGATGAACCGACCGGTAATCTCGACCCTATTAATGCTCAAGAGATTGTGGAAATTTTCCGCAAGATTAATGATATTGGAACGACAGTTATCTTAACTACTCACAACAAGGATGTGATCGATAGTTTGAGTAAAAGAGTGATCACTTTAGATCGAGGTAAGGTGATCCGTGATGATAAGCATGGTAAATATTCAATCTAATTTTTTAATATGTTGCTAACTACTTTAAAACGCATTATTAAATCTGGCTTCGTTAATTTCTGGCGGAATAAGTCTGTGACTATCGCTTCCTTGTTTGTTATGTGTGTAACTTTGTTTGTGATTGGTTCATTGATTTTAGGTGGTAAGTTTCTCAACTCGACGCTGGATGATATAAAAAATAGAGTTGATATTAGTGTGACATTTAAATCTGACGCCAGTGAAGAAGCTATTTTATCACTGAAAAAATCAGTCGAGCTGTTGCCAGAGGTCAAATCAGTTACTTACACTTCTCGCGAGAAGGAACTAGAAGACTTCCGGACTCGTCACCAAGACAACGCTCTCTTGATTCAATCACTTGATGAGGTGGGGAATCCTTTTGGAGCCCGAGTGGCGATCTTGGCACGAGATCCATCACAATACGAAAGCGTGTCTAAGTATCTCCAAAGTCAAAATGGGGGTGATGGTTCGGGTATTATTGATCAGGTTAGTTTCAAAAAAGATATTATTGATAAATTGTTATCGGTCATTGCTACTAGTCAAAAAGTCGGTTTTATTGTCAGTATTTTATTGATAGTGATGTCTATTTTGGTCACCTTTAACACTATTTCATTGGCCATCTACACCTCCAAGGATGAAATATCCGTGATGCGTCTAGTAGGGGCTAGTTCGTTCTACGTGCGCGGTCCATTTTTAGTAGAGGGAATACTAGCTGGCTTGATTGCTTCGCTTCTAGCTATCGTTTTGCTCTATCCAATGTCCGTCTGGGTACGTAATGCTACTTTAGGTGTTTATGGTGGTTTGGACATGGTTTCTTTCTATGTCAGTAGTTTTGCTCAACTC contains:
- a CDS encoding C39 family peptidase; the encoded protein is MTIMFLKLTSTVYLVILLAIFLPTDQILAQEYFCSTGIKYNVWAGIKNNKDVMSAQKFLVKEKYLTTTPTGNFFDLTKTAVYNWQVNNGLNPTGVVGSLTRQAMNYKICRNVGESSVEYHLSPSVPVGILASSTKAVVLNVPLFEQSYPLSCEVASLQMALAYKGLAVSQEILAEEIGISAPFGQSVVGGKLVWGDPDEAFVGDIKGYMRKLNGDFIGATGWGVNNGPVGKLAAVYRPGSVAKKQAEVEDIKKALDQNKPVIFWHVRGGQPGVDFKYSTLAGKSVTMVQDHVALIVGYVEKPGLTIYLINDPQFGRIYLPEAVFLTWWGAYNNDMVIIS
- a CDS encoding PCRF domain-containing protein, which encodes MSQEKLDLTQKIEAYELAMQEPDFWTDKDQAQIVIKEYQDLKDKLAGVGKYDKGDAVMTIFSGAGGDDAEDFSRMLVEMYQAFAKSRGFGFILIHENKNDHGGYRNITMQIEGKNVYGILKHESGVHRLVRVSPFNSKSQRHTSFSLVEVIPKFESTKEIDIPEQDLKVEFARSSGPGGQNVNKRETSVRLTHVPTGLTVHCESERSQQANRDQALTILEGKLYKRMEEERVAQEQNMYISKTTEIEWGNQIRSYVLHPYKMVKDHRTEVETSDVEGVFDGEIDLFLDAAKNL
- the ftsE gene encoding cell division ATP-binding protein FtsE, producing the protein MIYFDKVSKIYFDGQPALDEVSFTVEPGEFVSVVGHSGAGKSTLLKMILAEEKPSAGSVFFESTDIHSLSKRAIPHLRRRIGSVFQDFRLLPHKTAFENIAFTMEAAGRSDEEVQSDVPHVLELVGLGNKIWHFPYELSGGERQRIAIARAIVNQPDLLIADEPTGNLDPINAQEIVEIFRKINDIGTTVILTTHNKDVIDSLSKRVITLDRGKVIRDDKHGKYSI
- a CDS encoding ABC transporter permease translates to MLLTTLKRIIKSGFVNFWRNKSVTIASLFVMCVTLFVIGSLILGGKFLNSTLDDIKNRVDISVTFKSDASEEAILSLKKSVELLPEVKSVTYTSREKELEDFRTRHQDNALLIQSLDEVGNPFGARVAILARDPSQYESVSKYLQSQNGGDGSGIIDQVSFKKDIIDKLLSVIATSQKVGFIVSILLIVMSILVTFNTISLAIYTSKDEISVMRLVGASSFYVRGPFLVEGILAGLIASLLAIVLLYPMSVWVRNATLGVYGGLDMVSFYVSSFAQLFLMLLGSGVVLGLISSFLATRKYLKV